TGTTGTCTCTTATTTAGCTTCATTCACTGTGCCTGTCAGAGGtttgttttaaaaaatgcaTCCATCTTTGTcctttttttatgaatttttttgtcTTTATGATTCTTATTGTTCTTATTATAATACTGTTTATTAGGCTTTGCCTCCAAAGTTTTGCACACCTGGCTTCTCTGCTTGCAAAATTGCACCAATTCCCTCTATTATATATACTGCACTAGGCACCACTTGTTTTTGTTTGGTGATTACACTTGTTCACCTGCATTGCATGCTTGTTCTCTCTATTATCAGAAGGAAACAAACCTGAGCAGTGAGTTGGTTCACATTTGAGTTTGAATTTGACATTGTTAATATCTCCCTCCAGATTGTGACACAGATTGAGACTCTATTATGGGCAAAGCTACAAGGTGGTTAAAGGGGTTGTTGgggatgaagaaggagaaggagcacTGTGACAAGCCTGGATCATTGGCTTTGGAGAAGAAACGGTCAAGGAAGGATGAGGTGAGACACAGCAATGTTGTGGCATATGATAATGCTTGGCTCAGAACCTATGAGAAAGAGGTTGAAAAGAACAAACAAGCCACTCTTGTGAAGTCATTTAGCCATGGCAGATGCACATTGTCTAGTGGAAGCAGGGAGAGATGGTGGGCTGCTTTGAAgatccaatctttcttcagaggTTATTTGGTATGTGACCAACTTCTACTGTGTTTGGTTTAGCTTTTGTAAATCAACTTTGTTTCCAATATCAATTCTAGTAAGAAGCTATGAAGTGGAGCTTTTAGTAGCATGTTTGTATTCTGTCCAAATCAAGTTTGGCACACAGAAGCCCCATAAGTTTCTTTCATAATTACTTTTATGGCTAGAATCAatacatgtttggatacacaatGGAAAACAGACGGTGAACCAAAATCACTATAGACAGAAACAACTTCACTTTGGTTTCACATTTGTTTTCCACCATCTATCCAAACATATATAGACTCGCATTGATTATTGTGTCCTCCACTCAACAAATACTACAGACTTTGTATCCATTCTACCAAAGTTTGTATCAAATTGATTACCCTGCAGTTGTTGTCTGTCATTTCTGTCCATTTGCTGAATTAATTGTATTGTTCTCTGAATGTTAATGCTTGCAGCTTTGTCTCTGCAGGAAATATAATTGGTTTTGTTAGATATGATGTGCTTTGCTTGATTAATACTCCTATAAGATTCTGTCTTTTGTTTCTGCTTCTTTAATGAAAAAGTATTGATTTCCAATGCTCTTCTTATCTTTATAGCACTAAACTAATGatatagtgcatgtttggatacacggtCACAGTGAGTCAAAAACACGGTCACAGTTTTCCACTGTATTTCCAAATATGCACATAATCTTGGACCCATTTGCCTATGGCTAATTTATGCTGCAAACGTTTTCTAATGCTATAATTTGTAGTATGTTCTGTCAGCATTTCAACTATAATAATTATACAATATGTTGCATCCAGGCACGAAAGGCTCTTCGAGCACTCAAAGGATTGGTCAAGTTACAAGCTCTTGTAAGAGGGTATCTAGTTAGAAAAAGAGTTGCTGAAACTCTTCACAGCATGCAAGCTCTGATAAGAGCTCAATCTGTTGTTCGATCACAGAGAGCTCGCCGTTCCATGAACAAGGAGAACATGTTTCAACCACAAATTCCTGCAAGAAAATGTTTGGTAACTATAAACTTGTTCCTCAATCAACTTCAATTAAGATTAGTCTCATTTGCTCTTGTGATAACATGTTTgtaaattcttttacaattgattttagaaccaaaatcaattctgggaagaagcatatattatattattagcTTTGGATGACCTGATCCATTCTGAGGAAAAATAAGCTGACTTAAACATGTTACATGCAGGCTTGTTAATAGTGCGTTATAGCGGCGCAATAGCCTATAGCGTAGCGCCCTAGGGGTTCACCTCTATTTGCCGCTATAGCGTCGCAATAGCGCTCGAAATAATAGCGTTTTTTGGGTTTGCTGCTACactacgctatccgccattaacaaccctggtTATATGTTGTTTCTATCTTGTAGGCACGCTTTGATGAAACAAGAAATGAGTTACATGGTAGAAGGGTTGCTCATAGGCCCAAAATTGTTCTGGTGGACACTCCGCACAATCACAGGTCTTCTTCAAGATCTAGGTGCATTGCCACTACAATGTCTGAATGTGGAGAAGACTTGCATTCTCAAACAATATCATCATCCTCTCTTCCTGTTCCGGGTCGAATCTCAGTTAATGGATGCCAACATCTTCAAGATTTTGAGTGGTGCTTCAATGTCGGTGAACATAAATTCTCCACTGCTCAGAACACACCTCGTTTAGCAAATTGTGTGATGCTATATAATGCCCCAGCTTCTCCTATGAAGAGTGTTTGTGGAGATTGCTCCAATTTCCCAAGCTACATGGCCAATACTCAATCATCTAAGGCAAAACTAAGGTCTCATAGTGCTCCAAAGCAAAGGCCTGACCCCAAGAAAAGGCTTCCATTCAATGAAATTATGGCCACAAGGAATAGCACAAGTGATGTTAGAATGCAGTGGTCATCATCATCCAATCCACAAGCAAAAGAATGTTATTGTTTTAACAAGGTTATTTAAAGATTTCAGTTAGTTACTGCACTCAAAAACATCCTACATTCACGATATGACTCATATTTTCATCAAGATCGAACAATAGACATGTCTTAGAATTTAAGACATTGGGTCAAGATCGACAGTTCAAATTTGGTGATTGAGTGACTTTAGAGATTCTCGACTATAGGGAATCCATTTCCGCTGGTGTTAGTTGCAGAACCAAGAGGAAAATTTGAGAGGATACTCATGAAGTAAAGATGTTTTCTACTTTTGAATTTCTGTTTTCACTAGTGGTCACAACTTGCAGATAATAGAACTTCTATTGGTATAAGAGTATATTTTCTATCTTGTTCTTTTACTTATAATGAATGATTCGCTTGTAATAAAAGATTTGGTTTGGTTTATAATTGAAACAGTTCTATGGTGCTTTTAGAATGTGGCAAGGACCTCACAAGAAATAAGAAATCAGATGCATTCGTTTGTCTTTATTTATCCATTAGATTGGATGAGAATGTGATTTTTCTTAatgaataattatttattcacacctcaaagatgaggtggaaagaggtagagaaggagagatataagaagaagagaaaaaagagaaatatatatatataagatgtgatagatgataagagattaagaggagagagatagaaataaaaatatgtaaaaataaaatgtatagaaaatgaggtgtgaatatatcattattgttagctttccgatgtatcgaaaaaaaaaatatcattattgtTTTCTTAATCCAACAATAATTTGCTCAGTTGGAAAACTAGGAATGTGTTTGGATCAAGAGACCTATAGACTAAAAAAAATCCTAACATTTGACACtacaaaaaaatgtatttttagtgGCATTGATATTGTTAAGTTGTGGCATTTATTAAATGCCCCAAGTGTTATTAGTGGCATTCACCTTTAAGTGCCTCTATTACAGGTGTCACAACTGTTTTGTGGCATTTTTTGCTTAAATGCCGGTTTTTGTATGCCACAAA
This portion of the Lotus japonicus ecotype B-129 chromosome 3, LjGifu_v1.2 genome encodes:
- the LOC130748798 gene encoding protein IQ-domain 26-like; translation: MGKATRWLKGLLGMKKEKEHCDKPGSLALEKKRSRKDEVRHSNVVAYDNAWLRTYEKEVEKNKQATLVKSFSHGRCTLSSGSRERWWAALKIQSFFRGYLARKALRALKGLVKLQALVRGYLVRKRVAETLHSMQALIRAQSVVRSQRARRSMNKENMFQPQIPARKCLARFDETRNELHGRRVAHRPKIVLVDTPHNHRSSSRSRCIATTMSECGEDLHSQTISSSSLPVPGRISVNGCQHLQDFEWCFNVGEHKFSTAQNTPRLANCVMLYNAPASPMKSVCGDCSNFPSYMANTQSSKAKLRSHSAPKQRPDPKKRLPFNEIMATRNSTSDVRMQWSSSSNPQAKECYCFNKVI